The nucleotide window ATTTAATATTATATTCTTATTACTTATTATAGCACAATAAATATCACCATTGAAGGCGCCGGAAATTTTAAGGCTACCATGGCTCTTTACGAAAATGCGAACTACACTAAACCATACCAGGACAAAGAAATTGTACTATCAACCAAATCTATACTGTACGTTGGAGTTTTTGTTGATGGTGGAGACCCTTCCCAGTTTGCTGTAGTGATGAAAAACTGCTATGCTACTCCGACTAATAATCCAGAGGATTCGGTGAAATATTACTTTATCAAAGAAAGGTAACACAAAAAGCCTACATGATTTATTAACATAATTTAAAAAGGTAACACACGGGTTCTtagataatgagtagtttattgcaTATACAGCATTGAGTATGATCACACAAGAATGTTGTCAATTAGACTTAGGGCCTAAGCAGGTGTTACATACACATTTGGTTCTCTTTGTCTAACATAAGTTGCTAGGCAGAATATGATAACCACTCCCTATTCTTAAGCCAATCATCTTACAGATCATTAAAAGATGGTCAAACCTGGATTAACACAGCTCTTTATGAGAACCATGTACTTCTTgatatcaggaatgtgggcattgCTACAAGCACGGTCGTAAATCACCTGTGAGCAAAACTCAtctataccacacacacacacgcacacacacacacacgcacgcacgcacgcacgcacacacacacacacacacacacacacacacaatttctaacacatacacacacattctaacacacacacacacattctaacacacacacacacacacacacacacacacattctaacacacacacacacattctaacACACAAAACGGATACTAGAGACAtaacagaaaaaacaaaatggaaacAGATCACTGCCAACAATTCTTCTCCATAGACGACCCAGTCCACTTCGACAGTCCATAGCCAAAGAGTAATGCAATTTAAAATAGCTAGTATGAAATAACTGGTTTAACCATAGGTATAGGAATGTCCTAATTTCCTGCTCCAACACAATCACTAAATTAAGGGTGGGTGGGAAGTTCTCTGATAAGGGACCAATGGGAAGAGAGGTAAGAATTCTACCCCCACCCCTAGAACCTGACATCACAAACCCCAGGGGAGCGGGCCCCTCAGCACTAAGTCATGCTGCCCTCACCCTACTGGTCCAGGGCTCCCTTTAGATTTTCTATTGCCATACGCATATATGTCTGGATTGTAATACAGCACTTCTTTCCCTTGCTTGTATTTATGCTATTAAAGCAATATTGTTTTTACAGATGCCCTAATGTACAGGACTCAACTGTACACGTTGATGCAAATGGTATCTCAAGCGAAGGACAATTCTCGGTGCAGTTCTTCAAATTTATTGGAGAATATACTCATGTCTTCCTGCACTGTGACATTACCCTCTGCGATAAGATATCATCTAGTTGCAAACCTGTaagtatatgtaacagtgtttcccccacccggtgggagatgttGCCATTACTGGTCATATGGTGCATGATACattctggtaacaggagggctgagtcgtccgctggTGGTAGTGAGGACACAGGacaaggcttctggggttcataccctacatatctctttagcagtgcagcaccgctatctgccgcaggctccaggaactgaCGGCGACCTCCCATGGTAGAACAATTACATTTCCCCCCaataaggtcacgcaccaggcaggaggtataacaacagcctgtttattatctcttctgtacagcacagcaaCAAGGCAGACTTCGGCCCAATGCAGTacttctcagctaccactgaaggatggtccctggaccatcactacaggccaagggcacccgcagacatcctagctcttccctgcctccctagcagaggcagaggtatggtccacactcactctcccctggagggaagaggactggagaaggcccaataatcagattctccactgtgtgacctgccttcctcaagtggggaaaggcactgctaaatttgggcggtacctgcccttaagtacagccaggaggaggcaccaggtctggcacatgattggtcatgcccaggcctgatgtcactgccacccgctgtcactcaagtgcagctcctcagaGAGGgtaaaccccatatcaactatgGCAGCCttattgtaccagggcttacttccaggagggaagcagactagtagccacagattgTATggctacatacagatgtagtattCCTGGCTAACCACTCTCATATTTATCACACTGTAGAAAAGGGTAAAGATAAATCTGAGCTGGATAGATAACTTCAAATCATATTTAACCGTATGAACCATAGGTATAATTGGGGAATTGAACTTCTGAACTGCCTACttgcgtttaaaaaaaaagttttattattgATTTCATGCAAAGCCTCAATTCTACCTTTCTTTAGAAAGCACAAAAtgctaaataataaaaaatattatctaCCATGTTATTCATTGTATGCATGTGCTTAGCAGCAAAGAAATGTATAAAGTACAGTATTATCTCAAATGCTTTCTTCCATTATAGATTTGCTCTGCCAGATCTCGCAGTGGTTATCCTGAGACCAAAAAGAATATTTTGACTATTGGACCCATATTACGTTCAGGTGACATTTTAAATTCAATCTAATACTTTCAACCTCTGGCTACAATATTTAACACTTGGGGGCCATGCGCCACATTCCAAAATTAGGCACATTTGGGTTTATACACAAAGCCACTCGGGGCCATGTttgctaagcagtcttctgccataaagaCACCTCCCAATGCTTGGAGACACCTTACAGTACCATTCAAGTCAATTGGCTGTAAGCTATCTTTCAGTTCCAAAAGGTATTTTGTGGCAAATGACTGCTTGGTTAATACGGGCCTTGAACTATCTCTACCACGCGGTAAGGCCTGTTAAAGTCAATTGACTTACAGAAGGTGCAACTTTCTGGATACATTCATTGAATATACTTAACCTTTACATTGCCTTGTGACATACTGCCactgccccttttattctccaacatctccgatttgtttgggtatttttttccgaatgccacgcacttcaccgcgttcatgccgcattaatgcagagacagcgctaatagtagttatcagtgaaagtttgtatatatcagcacgccgcccataatgttaGTTGTTCGCACTCTAGCTTGCTTGAGTACCTCTAATACATACCTCACACCTCACATAACTGTGAGACTGTAATgttgaaaacaattaaataagcacagcgctaatacaatgcacgCGGCCGCGGCTTTACATACCGCAACATGTCGCATCAAACACTGcgtctgcccgcggttttaaaagtcGCGCTGAAACGGTCTGATTGTGCAGACCTCTCCAAAGGTCCCCTTCCCAATTTATAGAATTTACCCCATGGGGAATTATTCATTATAACTGCGATAATATAGATCAGGGCACTATAGCAGTTCAATGAATAACCCACTTATATCATTTCCTCTCCCCTCTAAATTAACTTATTTCATGCCAGAGAAATCAGCAACGCATACCTGGCTACTCTGGAAAAAAAGAGGTTAAGAGATGTTTACATTTTGCAAGAGATTTTACTTCCTAGAATAAATGTTGTCAATAAATgctggattgcccctttaaaataGCTCATCAGCTGTAAAATGACAGTGCTTCCTTACAAGCTAGGGGAAGATTTGAAACAAAATGTTCTCTTGATTGACAtctggctttcttatagtatcTAATGCAGTATTTTGTTCTCACAGATATTAATCCACCAGGCGATGCAGGTAAGTGGCCATTATTTGCTTTGTATCTTCATGGACTGGGTGCCTCTTACACATATTATTATAATGGGAAATGTTGATGTTGATGGTGATTTGGAGATCCTTTGCCAGCAGAGACATTACAAGGAAGGCTTAGACAAGAAGGTCCTGGTTACGACAGCACTTTCCCCCATTTTACTGCCACCATGTAGAGCGgtggtctccaaacttttcagtacAAGGGACACGtcgtatattctacacattttcgcaAGCCAAAGGAAAAAattattgttatatatttatatattttataaatgaacgaataagttttatttgtatctttttgggggtaatcagcatgacatgattcagaacaaaagagaaacgtgacaattacaaagaaaggatgtcgtgcttacactgggaaatgatatataatgagcaaaaatataCATATTACAAGTTGCTACGGGCTGGATAAAATCTTGTGTGGGGCCTGATGTGGCCCATTGGCcatagtttggagacccctgatgTAGAAGATGGACTTACAAACTAGAAATAACCACTGTGCTTTGGTTTTGAGTATGCCACATTTCAGTTTTCCGTTTTGGATTATGGCAGGAATCTGTTtttctgaacacacacacacacacacacacacacacacacacacacacacacacacacacacacacacacacacacacacacacacacacacacacacacacacacacaatggtgaCAAAGAAGAGAAAAACAAGGTTCTTGTGGTATTTCACCCAAGCTGATCAAGAAACGGGAACATGTTCTTGCTcagtcactggggggggggggggggggggctgagctgTCGTTTGCAAAGGTCCTCGTCCATCTCTACTAAACACAGGACATTGTGTTCTCATTACTTTTATTATGCCTCATTATGATGAATCCTTCATTTTCAAGGCAAACCTCAGAAACTATGTGGGGCTTCCCAATACGGGTGTGAATAAATGACCAATGTTCAAGTCATACTGAACTAGAAGTATTCTCCTACGAGGCAAGGGCTTTAACAGTTAGCCAGCTTGTAAATTATAGGGAGGATTAGAGTTAAATTAAAACAGCAGTCACATATTTGGTATTTCTATCTATCAAAGCTTGGGGAAGATTTGAAACAAAATGTGCTCTTGATTGACAactggctttcttatagtatcTAATGCTGTATTTTGTTCTCACAGATATTGATCCACCAGGCGATGCTGGTAAGTGGCCATTATTTCCTTTGTATCATCATGGACTGGGTGCCTCTTACACATATTATTATAATGGGAAATGTTGATGGTGATTTGGAGATCCTTTGCCAGCAGAGACATTATAAGGAAGGCTTAGATAAGAAGGTCTTGTTAAGACAGCACTTTCCCCCATTTTACTGCCACCATGTAGTGCGgtggtctccaaacttttcagtGCAAGAGACAcatcgtatattctacacattttcgcgggccaaagaaaaaaaatatttttataattttttatatatttatatattttataattgaacgaataagttttatttggatctttttgggggtaatcagcatgatatgattcagaacaaaagagaaatgtgacaattagCCGTGCTTACACTGAGAAATgatatataatgagcaaaaatatatattacaagtTGCTGCGGGCTggataaaatcttgtggggggcCTGATGTGGCCCGTTGGccgtagtttggagacccctgatgTAGAAGATGGACTTACAAACTAGAGAGACCCACTGTGCTTTGGTTTTGAGTATGCCACATTTCAGTTTTCCGTTTTGGATAATTGCAGGAATCTGTTTTTCTgagcacaaaaataaatacatgtatttatagttgcacgcatgcacacgcacacacgcacacacacgcgcacacacgcgcacacacacactaaatggtGACAAAGAAGAGAAAAACAAGGTTCTTGTGGTATTGCTCCCAAGCTGATCAAGAAACGGGAACATGTTCTTGCTcagtcactggggggggggggggggggggtctgagctGTCGTTTGCAAAGGTCCTCGTTCATCTCTACTAAACACAGGACATTGTGTTCTCATTACTTTTATTATGCCGCATTATGATGAATCCTTCATTTTCAAGGCAAACCTCAGAAACTATGTGGGGCTTCCCAATACGGGTGTGAATAAATCACCAATGTTCAAGTCATACTGAACTAGAAGTATTCTCCTACGAGGCAAGGGCTTTAACAGTTAGCCAACTTGTAAATTATAGGGAGGATTAGAGTTAAATTAAAAGAGCAGTCACATATTTGGTATTTCTATCTATCAATCATCTATTTATCTGATTAAGATCatttaaataatgttttttttttttcaggtacAGTAACCCGCTTGGATCTTCTGACAGTTACTGGGCTTCTATTGACAAGTTATTTGTTTTCATGAATTTCGTGAAAATCAGTCCATATTTATCCCGATTGAATGTGCCTTACAATACCTGTCCAAAGTTTGACGCCACAGAATCACAGAGAAAAAAGGATGCCATGTTTAAATGCAACTCTTAAGCTTCATGTATCTTTTAGAAATGTTGGCCGATTATGCATTGGATGAATCTTTGAATGTATTGAAGAGGAAAATGCTGTTTTATTAATGTTAAACCTACCATATTAAATAAATTCCACACTGCTAATTGATAATAGCTGTTGTCTTCTTTCAACCTATACATGCTGGTTCTTTTGCACTCTGATTTAACAGAAGAAACCACCATTTGTACCTCTGCCTTCTTCAACACTCTTGTCAGTCTCATAATTGGCATCTCATATGTATCCCTATAATTATTGCGGTGAAAAGTATAATACAAAAAGCATTTTTTAATCGAATAAACATTTTTACCAAGTCTTCTGTTATTCACCTGCCAATGTATAGACATTCTCAATAACATTTGTTACAGTTTTTCTGTATAGGTAGACAATTGGTGCCACCAAAGTATTGGTTAGTGATAAATGTAGAGATGGATAGTCTTCTGTTTGAAACCTAAGCCATACAAATCTTTAATAATAAAACTTAATAGTGTAGCACCCATGTGGGAATACTACtttacttaaggggttaatggtcCCAAGAGGGGTTACCTGGATGGGTAGCTACAGTGTAACAGCCTCCCATCACATGGTGTGATGTTGCTGGGCAGAAACCTAGCCACACTCACCTTCTAGAAGGATCCTAGTGATGTCAATAAGTAAGGATACTAAGTAGAATCCAAACCCCTCCCATAGTAGACATAGTGATTGATGATGTCACTTGTGGGTATAGATAGGGGAGATGGAACATTCTGGGTTCAGATCACGAGGAGACCAAGATGGGGGATCTCAATGTATATAGACAAAGTcttgtgtgtccctgtgttagcaTCAGGACCCCTTTATTATTTTCTAGTTTAGGGAAAGTGTCACTCCTAAATACAAGAAAATGTTAATAATTTGAATATGATAACAAAAAAGACCTGTATGAAACCAAGGATGACAACCCAAAGTGGACTGCAAACAGATAGTTCTTCCGTTGGATTCTTCCCGGTCGGTTATGCTGTTGCGTAGCTCCAGAATATTCTCACGACACTTCAGCATACTCTAGTGCCgatggttattctaacacaaaccagtggcaatcgacaaaaagacccaggtacatgctgggtaatgTTTacggcaagtttaaggcatttctgcattgactaatggcccatcagattaacagcgggggtccctggcagtcccattcaaactgaatgggactgccagggaccactgctgtgttaatccgatgggtcattagtcaatgcagaaataccttaaacttgccttaaacttcccttctaggaagcatgagcgcggattgACTTTCTTGCCTTAAAcgagccaggttacacccagcatgtaactgggctagtttaaggcaagccttagacTGAGGCCACAGTACCTCCGCtacacgcgcgcccgcgagactggcggcgcgtgcagccgattccccggtctgcagggagctgcagaccaaaagacggggggggcgtggcgagggagtgatgggggcgcggccatgacgtcacccagcaggttcgccctcattggctataccgccagggggcgtggcttagcgctccgttgCGAGTCctactctcaattctattgagagcaggagcaactcgcgccacagcgctgcggtccccctcgcagcgggccaggcgccattgaggggagggctctcgtccctgcagcgtctgccacagcgggcgctgcagtagccagcagggTCCAGcccttagaatactcgttgtctcgtctgtatatgTGGATGATAAAGATAAAACCAAAAACAGGGCACTATTAGTGCCTTATCTTTGACTTTAGTCCAGAGGAAAAACAGTACTGCAATTATAATGGACTGAACACTTCAGTGCTAAGATAACATATtccataagaatattatttattgggttagtaaaataataaaatactgcAATAAGATAATATGCTGCAAAGTGAGCTGTGATGTGTGATACGCTCCAATGAATCCTGATAGGACCAACTCTCTGGCAAtgttaaaattgaaatcctacttacaattAGCCCCTCTAACTTGCGCCTTGTAAGTAGGTTTCTTTGTGACTGGAATCTCCCGGCCGTTTCGTCTGTGAAGAGCGGTGTCCTCCTCGTGTCCAAAATGACCTCTCTACAATAGCTTAatataacccaggctgtgctgaaaaggctgtgtaatgcggcaggtataagcttgtaggggtcccatgttaaaaaggATAAGATGTAaaaagtgacacagtgtgctcatttggatgttattacccacaatccctggctgcagtgtaagcattgcttgctaagagataatggggaaaggcagggctgcagacctgtctgagacgtgtgaatgtgctcacaccgTGGGATTTCTATTTACTGTACAATAGAAGTCAGTAAATAGTTTCGGGATCTCTCATTCATGTCTTGTACCTGGGCAGCTGGCCCTGGAGAACAGGGCATCACAGGTGAGAAGAAAGCCAGAGATGAATGTGGATTTATTTCTAATCACACAAGCTGAGAGTGTGGGGAAAAGAAATAAAACGTTCAGCACAGATCTGTCCCCTTAGTAACACGAGCAGGTGAATTATATTGTAAGAGCATGACTGAACTGAGAAACAGCCATATCCACTCTTAATAAATACCGGCTTTGATTACCAATCAAATCAAATTAGTTTAATCAAGCATTTCAAATTATCCAACAGTGTGAGACAATACATATGATTATATATTAGAAATATGTTCTATTTGTCTACAATGTCAGCATTGTTCACACAATTACCTGCAAGCAATTGGTCAATTTTAACAAGGCATTTTGATCTTTAGT belongs to Ascaphus truei isolate aAscTru1 chromosome 11, aAscTru1.hap1, whole genome shotgun sequence and includes:
- the LOC142462875 gene encoding uromodulin-like; its protein translation is MYPLNLSILLLFMLMSFPMLICSDQDKSLLPDVCLACQTNVTCVQHLGVYTCSCPDGIKDVKDLHPNLSCGKSKIEMCFRTCDLKTLNLDINRIHLNDKICIGSVGGTNSVVSLAHPLGAGICGTTIFINATHAIYSNTIYLSTDPSQIITREEVRIYYSCAYPLDMKTSLDAALKPILSTINITIEGAGNFKATMALYENANYTKPYQDKEIVLSTKSILYVGVFVDGGDPSQFAVVMKNCYATPTNNPEDSVKYYFIKERCPNVQDSTVHVDANGISSEGQFSVQFFKFIGEYTHVFLHCDITLCDKISSSCKPVSICNSVSPTRWEMLPLLVIWCMIHSGNRRAESSAGGSEDTGQGFWGSYPTYLFSSAAPLSAAGSRN